Proteins encoded together in one Thermomonospora curvata DSM 43183 window:
- a CDS encoding LysR family transcriptional regulator, which translates to MLDLRRLRLLCEFSRRGSIAATAAALGYTPSAVSQQLATLEREAGTALLDRTARSAELTDAGRRLVRRAEEILNLVEAAEAELSAESGIPSGRVVMTAFPTAAVAFAPAIARSLADHSQLTFVLRQSGTGAGLTQVQSGEADIALVDDWTGTLVDQAPATLQFFHLRHDPLVLVLPPWHPMADPAEPLDLQELRDEPWMAAPPGEPSRQAVDRLLESVGGAPSVAWEFEGLHTLVNLVARGIGIAAMPALALVGVGASVGVREIPDSSLARQVYAVARASSVRRPAVAVALRAIYAAAQEPLSRPR; encoded by the coding sequence ATGCTCGATCTGCGCAGGCTGCGGCTGCTGTGCGAGTTCTCCCGCCGGGGCAGCATCGCGGCCACCGCCGCCGCCCTGGGCTACACCCCCTCGGCGGTCTCCCAGCAGCTGGCCACCTTGGAACGGGAGGCCGGCACCGCGCTGCTGGACCGCACTGCGCGCAGCGCCGAGCTCACCGACGCCGGCCGCCGCCTGGTGCGGCGCGCCGAGGAGATCTTGAACCTGGTGGAGGCCGCCGAGGCCGAGCTGTCGGCCGAGTCCGGCATCCCCTCCGGCCGGGTGGTCATGACCGCCTTCCCCACCGCCGCCGTCGCCTTCGCCCCCGCCATCGCCCGCAGCCTGGCCGACCACTCCCAGCTGACCTTCGTGCTGCGGCAGAGCGGAACCGGCGCGGGCCTGACCCAGGTGCAGTCGGGGGAGGCCGACATCGCACTGGTCGACGACTGGACCGGGACGCTGGTCGACCAGGCCCCGGCCACCTTGCAGTTCTTCCACCTGCGGCACGATCCGCTGGTACTGGTGCTGCCGCCCTGGCACCCGATGGCCGACCCCGCCGAGCCGCTGGACCTGCAGGAGCTGCGGGACGAGCCGTGGATGGCCGCCCCGCCCGGCGAGCCGTCCCGCCAGGCGGTGGACCGGCTGCTGGAGAGCGTGGGCGGAGCGCCGTCGGTGGCCTGGGAGTTCGAAGGTCTGCACACGCTGGTGAACCTGGTGGCCCGGGGCATCGGCATCGCGGCGATGCCCGCCCTGGCGCTGGTGGGCGTGGGCGCCTCGGTCGGGGTGCGGGAGATCCCCGACTCCTCGCTGGCCCGCCAGGTCTACGCGGTCGCCCGCGCCTCCAGCGTGCGGCGCCCGGCGGTGGCGGTGGCCCTGCGGGCGATCTACGCGGCGGCCCAGGAACCGCTGTCCCGCCCTCGCTGA
- the folP gene encoding dihydropteroate synthase encodes MPPVSGPAGAVVINGRPLGRFAIMAVVNRTPDSFFDRGATYEFRAALAAVDRAVAEGADIIDIGGVKAGPGAEVDVAEELRRVVDVVAAVRERHPHVVISVDTWRAEVGRAVAEAGADLLNDTWGGVDPELAEVAAEHRLGLVCAHAGGLRPRTRPHRVGYDDVVADVIAHVTAEAERAVALGVPPEGILIDPAHDFGKNTRHSLEITRRLGELVATGWPVLVAVSNKDFIGETLGRPVQKRGVGTTAVLAVSAWLGARVFRVHDVAAARRALRAVEALAGQAPAPRARP; translated from the coding sequence ATGCCGCCGGTGAGCGGTCCCGCGGGGGCCGTGGTGATCAACGGCCGTCCGCTCGGCCGGTTCGCGATCATGGCGGTGGTCAACCGCACCCCCGACTCCTTCTTCGACCGCGGAGCCACCTACGAGTTCCGGGCCGCGCTGGCGGCGGTGGACCGGGCGGTCGCCGAGGGCGCCGACATCATCGACATCGGCGGGGTCAAGGCCGGCCCCGGCGCCGAGGTGGACGTGGCCGAGGAGCTGCGCCGGGTGGTGGACGTGGTGGCCGCCGTCCGCGAACGCCACCCCCACGTGGTGATCAGCGTGGACACCTGGCGGGCCGAGGTCGGCCGGGCCGTCGCCGAGGCCGGCGCGGACCTGCTCAACGACACCTGGGGCGGGGTGGACCCCGAGCTGGCCGAGGTCGCCGCCGAGCACCGCCTGGGACTGGTGTGCGCGCACGCCGGAGGGCTGCGGCCGCGCACCCGCCCGCACCGCGTCGGCTACGACGACGTGGTGGCCGACGTGATCGCGCACGTCACCGCCGAGGCCGAACGCGCCGTGGCGCTCGGCGTGCCCCCGGAGGGCATCCTCATCGACCCCGCCCACGACTTCGGCAAGAACACCCGCCACTCCCTGGAGATCACCCGGCGGCTGGGCGAGCTGGTGGCCACCGGCTGGCCGGTGCTGGTCGCGGTCTCCAACAAGGACTTCATCGGGGAGACCCTCGGCCGCCCGGTGCAAAAACGCGGCGTGGGCACCACCGCGGTGCTGGCGGTGTCGGCCTGGCTGGGGGCCCGGGTGTTCCGCGTCCACGACGTGGCCGCCGCCCGCCGGGCGCTGCGGGCCGTCGAGGCCCTGGCCGGGCAGGCGCCCGCGCCGCGGGCGCGGCCGTGA
- a CDS encoding L,D-transpeptidase, producing the protein MSGKGRLWLVVAGGAGAVTMAVAGCGGGGVAGLGEAENAVVTITPANGTGQVKPDAPIEVKVTDGKLDGVTVTGGSVPITGTLSADRTHWRADRTLVPGTSYTVSVRVRDGGKTTSATSTFTTLKPRQTFGIADVTPNIRGEKVGVGMPIIVRFDRPVTNKAVVERALEVTPEKPVEGAWRWIDSQQVIYRTKTYWQPHQKVRFTARLAGLQGAPGVYATEDKSYTIEIGPKQVITGDINKHHATVYRDGKKLRTMPFSAGNGTTREYTTTSGVHLLMEKAHPVKMTAPGRKPGDPGWYEQMVDYAVRISNSGEYFHSAPWSVGAQGRANVSHGCLNLSPQNAKWLFGIAQRGDVVKLTGTSRQLEWDNGWGYWQLSFEEWKEGSALT; encoded by the coding sequence GTGAGCGGCAAGGGCAGGCTCTGGCTGGTCGTGGCCGGGGGCGCGGGCGCGGTGACCATGGCGGTCGCCGGCTGCGGCGGAGGCGGCGTCGCCGGCCTGGGCGAGGCCGAGAACGCCGTGGTGACGATCACTCCCGCCAACGGCACCGGCCAGGTCAAGCCGGACGCGCCGATCGAGGTCAAGGTCACCGACGGCAAGCTGGACGGCGTCACCGTCACCGGCGGGTCCGTTCCCATCACCGGCACGCTCAGCGCGGACCGCACCCACTGGCGGGCGGACCGCACCCTGGTGCCCGGCACCTCCTACACGGTGTCGGTGCGCGTCCGCGACGGCGGCAAGACGACCTCGGCGACCAGCACGTTCACCACGCTCAAGCCTCGGCAGACCTTCGGCATCGCCGACGTCACCCCCAACATCCGCGGGGAGAAGGTCGGCGTGGGCATGCCGATCATCGTCCGGTTCGACCGTCCGGTCACCAACAAGGCCGTGGTGGAGCGGGCATTGGAGGTCACGCCGGAAAAGCCCGTCGAGGGCGCCTGGCGGTGGATCGACTCCCAGCAGGTCATCTACCGGACCAAGACCTACTGGCAGCCGCACCAGAAGGTGCGTTTCACCGCCCGGCTGGCCGGGCTGCAGGGCGCCCCGGGCGTCTACGCCACCGAGGACAAGTCCTACACCATCGAGATCGGCCCCAAGCAGGTCATCACCGGCGACATCAACAAGCACCACGCCACCGTCTACCGTGACGGCAAGAAGCTGCGCACCATGCCGTTCAGCGCCGGCAACGGCACCACCCGCGAGTACACCACCACCAGCGGGGTGCACCTGCTGATGGAGAAGGCCCACCCGGTCAAGATGACCGCCCCGGGCCGCAAGCCCGGCGACCCCGGCTGGTATGAGCAGATGGTCGACTATGCGGTGCGCATCTCCAACAGCGGCGAGTACTTCCACTCGGCGCCCTGGTCGGTGGGCGCGCAGGGCAGGGCCAACGTCAGCCACGGCTGCCTGAACCTGAGCCCGCAGAACGCCAAATGGCTCTTCGGGATCGCCCAGCGCGGCGATGTGGTGAAGCTCACCGGCACCAGCCGGCAGCTCGAGTGGGACAACGGCTGGGGCTACTGGCAGCTGTCCTTTGAGGAGTGGAAGGAGGGCAGCGCGCTCACCTGA
- a CDS encoding CocE/NonD family hydrolase: MALLSRIAERVLGLPPALTRDVQVQQGLRVPMPDGVVLLADRYAPRRVPGAPTILIRTPYGRGGLTGAGLCRPFAERGYQVLVQSCRGTGGSGGRFDPFGHDRADGLATLEWIEKQPWFAGNLLTFGPSYLGYAQWAMAPDAGDRITAMVPLLTASQFRDQTYLGDSYTLRGTLSWTALMAARQDGPLQALRHRLWGRRRVLAAMGHLPLSEADRLATGRRVEWFQQWLTATERGHPYWEPERDHRARVGRVQAPVSMVAGWHDLFLVSQLEDYAALRAAGREPHLTIGPWVHSDRAALGAAMNEALVWFRAHVTGDRRALRAEPVRLYVQGAEEWRDYPCWPPPGAQAQHWYLQPGGALAPHSPATESASRFRYDPADPTPAVGGPLLDGKAAGRKDNAALEARPDVLVFTSAPLAAPLEVIGPVSARIELRSSRAHTDVFVRVCDVDPRGRSLNVCDGLQRVTPGRFPADADGVRSVRVELWPTAYRFRAGHRVRVQVSGGAFPRFARNPGTGEPLGEAVRLLPADQEVLHGPAHRSAVVLPVISRRR, translated from the coding sequence ATGGCGCTGCTGAGCCGGATCGCCGAGCGGGTGCTGGGGCTGCCGCCCGCGCTGACCCGTGACGTCCAGGTCCAACAGGGGCTGCGGGTGCCGATGCCCGACGGCGTGGTGCTGCTGGCCGACCGGTACGCCCCGCGGCGGGTGCCGGGCGCGCCGACGATCCTGATCCGCACCCCCTACGGGCGGGGCGGGCTGACGGGTGCGGGACTGTGCCGGCCGTTCGCCGAGCGGGGCTACCAGGTGCTGGTGCAGTCCTGCCGGGGCACCGGGGGCTCGGGCGGGCGGTTCGACCCGTTCGGGCACGACCGGGCCGACGGCCTGGCCACGCTGGAGTGGATCGAAAAGCAGCCGTGGTTCGCGGGGAACCTGCTCACCTTCGGCCCCAGCTACCTGGGGTATGCGCAGTGGGCGATGGCGCCGGACGCCGGGGACCGCATCACCGCCATGGTGCCGCTGCTGACGGCCTCCCAGTTCCGCGACCAGACCTATCTGGGCGACTCCTATACGCTGCGCGGCACGCTCAGCTGGACGGCGCTGATGGCCGCCCGGCAGGACGGCCCGCTGCAGGCGCTGCGGCACCGGCTGTGGGGGCGGCGGCGGGTGCTGGCGGCGATGGGGCACCTGCCGCTGTCGGAGGCCGACAGGCTGGCCACCGGGCGGCGGGTGGAGTGGTTCCAGCAGTGGCTGACGGCCACCGAGCGGGGGCATCCCTATTGGGAGCCCGAGCGCGATCACCGCGCCCGGGTGGGGCGGGTGCAGGCGCCGGTGTCGATGGTGGCCGGATGGCACGACCTGTTCCTGGTATCGCAGCTGGAGGACTATGCGGCGCTGCGGGCGGCCGGGCGCGAGCCGCATTTGACGATCGGGCCGTGGGTGCACTCGGACCGGGCGGCGCTGGGCGCGGCGATGAACGAGGCGCTGGTGTGGTTCCGCGCCCATGTGACCGGTGACCGCCGGGCGCTGCGGGCCGAACCGGTGCGCCTGTACGTCCAGGGCGCCGAGGAGTGGCGGGACTATCCCTGCTGGCCGCCGCCGGGCGCCCAGGCGCAGCACTGGTATCTGCAGCCGGGCGGCGCCCTGGCGCCGCACTCCCCCGCCACCGAGTCCGCCAGCCGCTTCCGCTACGACCCGGCCGATCCCACGCCGGCGGTGGGCGGGCCGCTGCTGGACGGCAAGGCCGCCGGGCGCAAGGACAACGCCGCCCTGGAGGCCCGGCCGGACGTGCTGGTCTTCACCTCTGCCCCGCTGGCCGCCCCGCTGGAGGTGATCGGCCCGGTGAGCGCCCGGATCGAGCTGCGCTCCAGCCGGGCCCACACCGATGTGTTCGTGCGGGTCTGCGACGTCGATCCCCGGGGCCGTTCGCTCAACGTCTGCGACGGGCTGCAGCGGGTGACCCCGGGGCGCTTCCCCGCCGACGCCGACGGGGTGCGCTCGGTGCGGGTGGAGCTGTGGCCGACCGCCTACCGCTTCCGGGCCGGTCACCGGGTCCGGGTGCAGGTCAGCGGCGGTGCCTTCCCCCGCTTCGCCCGCAACCCGGGCACCGGGGAGCCGCTGGGCGAGGCCGTCCGGCTGCTGCCGGCCGACCAGGAGGTGCTGCACGGCCCCGCGCACCGCTCGGCGGTGGTCCTCCCGGTGATCTCGCGGAGGCGATAA
- a CDS encoding ubiquitin carboxyl-terminal hydrolase 14, which yields MNGCEHVRDLPVPQVEPRTPQGCEECLAEGTRWVHLRLCLTCGHVGCCDSSPRRHASGHFAATGHPVIRSFQPGEDWRWCFVDERIV from the coding sequence ATGAACGGCTGCGAGCACGTCCGCGACCTGCCGGTTCCGCAGGTCGAGCCGCGCACGCCGCAGGGCTGCGAGGAGTGCCTGGCCGAGGGCACCCGGTGGGTGCACCTGCGGCTGTGCCTGACCTGCGGCCACGTCGGCTGCTGCGACTCCTCGCCGCGACGGCACGCCTCCGGGCACTTCGCCGCCACCGGCCACCCGGTCATCCGCTCCTTTCAGCCGGGTGAGGACTGGCGGTGGTGCTTTGTGGACGAGCGGATCGTGTAA
- a CDS encoding VC0807 family protein produces MPETDQRTARPTVRPPHGFELPPLTVMLRCALPRFIEGVIAPVAVFYAAFVLLGLNGGLVAAVLWVYGGIAWRKVRGHPVPGMLLLAALGVTVRAALAAATGSPVVYFLQPTLGTLLVSMTFLASVPLNRPLAQKIATDMVPMPEAFLRQERVRRFFLRISLLWALVFAANAAISLWVLFHESIGTYLWVRTGLVTALGAAAAGVSILGFNRCLRHVGAAPAAL; encoded by the coding sequence ATGCCTGAGACCGATCAGCGGACCGCAAGGCCGACCGTCCGCCCGCCGCACGGCTTCGAACTGCCCCCGCTGACCGTGATGCTGCGGTGCGCGCTGCCGCGTTTCATCGAGGGCGTCATCGCCCCGGTCGCCGTCTTCTACGCCGCGTTCGTCCTGCTCGGGCTGAACGGCGGCCTGGTGGCGGCGGTGCTGTGGGTCTACGGCGGCATCGCCTGGCGCAAGGTCCGCGGACACCCGGTGCCCGGCATGCTGCTGCTGGCCGCCCTCGGCGTGACGGTCCGCGCCGCGCTGGCCGCGGCCACCGGCAGCCCGGTGGTGTACTTCCTGCAGCCCACCTTGGGGACGCTGCTGGTCAGCATGACCTTCCTGGCCTCGGTGCCGCTCAACCGGCCGCTGGCGCAAAAGATCGCCACCGACATGGTGCCGATGCCGGAGGCGTTCTTGCGGCAGGAGCGGGTGCGCCGCTTCTTCCTGCGGATCTCGCTGCTGTGGGCGCTGGTGTTCGCCGCCAACGCCGCGATCAGCCTGTGGGTGCTGTTCCACGAGTCGATCGGCACCTACCTGTGGGTGCGCACCGGGCTGGTGACGGCCCTGGGCGCGGCCGCGGCGGGGGTCTCGATCCTGGGCTTCAACCGCTGCCTGCGGCATGTCGGCGCGGCCCCGGCCGCGCTCTGA
- the gmd gene encoding GDP-mannose 4,6-dehydratase, which yields MSKRALITGITGQDGSYLAEHLLEQGYEVWGMVRGQANPHVARLRKHIKDVHITTGDLLDQGSLISAVERVQPDEVYNLGAISYVPMSWQQAELTAEVTGMGVLRMLEAIRVVSGVTQSRTPGSGQIRFYQASSSEMFGMVRETPQNEKTPFHPRSPYGVAKTYGHYITQNYRESYGMFAVSGILFNHESPRRGAEFVTRKVSLGVARIKLGLAKELRMGNLEARRDWGFAGDYARAMHMMMSQDKPEDFVIGTGRTQSVRDLVELAFSSVGLNWRDYVVLDPRYTRPAEVDLLCADPKKAREQLGWEPRVGFEELVTMMVESDLRLLSNSPRPEDEPFSPEHW from the coding sequence CTGTCCAAGCGAGCGCTCATCACCGGTATCACCGGGCAGGACGGTTCCTACCTCGCCGAGCACCTGCTGGAGCAGGGGTATGAGGTCTGGGGCATGGTCCGCGGTCAAGCCAACCCGCATGTGGCGCGTCTTCGCAAGCACATCAAGGACGTCCACATCACCACCGGTGACCTGCTGGACCAGGGCAGCCTGATCTCGGCGGTAGAACGGGTTCAGCCCGATGAGGTCTACAACCTGGGCGCGATCTCCTACGTCCCCATGTCCTGGCAGCAGGCGGAGCTGACCGCCGAGGTGACCGGGATGGGCGTGCTGCGCATGCTGGAGGCGATCCGGGTGGTGTCCGGGGTCACCCAGTCCCGCACCCCGGGTTCTGGGCAGATCCGCTTCTACCAGGCCTCCTCCTCAGAGATGTTCGGGATGGTGCGGGAAACCCCGCAGAACGAAAAGACCCCGTTCCATCCCCGCAGCCCCTACGGGGTCGCCAAGACATACGGCCACTACATCACCCAGAACTACCGCGAGTCCTACGGGATGTTCGCCGTCAGCGGCATCCTGTTCAACCACGAGTCACCGCGCCGGGGGGCGGAGTTCGTCACCCGCAAGGTGTCGCTGGGAGTGGCCCGCATCAAGCTGGGGCTGGCCAAGGAACTGCGCATGGGCAACCTGGAGGCGCGGCGCGACTGGGGCTTCGCCGGCGACTACGCCCGCGCCATGCACATGATGATGTCCCAGGACAAGCCCGAGGACTTCGTGATCGGCACCGGCCGCACCCAGTCCGTGCGCGACCTGGTGGAGCTGGCCTTCAGCAGCGTGGGGCTCAACTGGCGGGACTACGTGGTGCTGGACCCCCGCTACACCCGCCCGGCCGAGGTCGACCTGCTGTGCGCCGACCCCAAGAAGGCCCGCGAGCAGCTCGGCTGGGAACCGCGGGTCGGTTTCGAGGAGCTGGTGACGATGATGGTGGAGTCCGACCTGCGGCTGCTGTCGAACTCCCCCCGTCCCGAGGACGAGCCGTTCAGCCCCGAGCACTGGTGA
- a CDS encoding pyridoxal phosphate-dependent aminotransferase, translating into MPFPDRTGSASSEPSSGRTGISATLAVNETIERKRREGVAVLPLGFGEAGLPLHPALTRELAKAAGRNSYGPVAGSPELRAAAAGYWTRRGLPTDPELVVAGPGSKALLFGLLLALGGEVALPCPSWVSYAAQAALTGAGALPVPTPPDEGGVPDPDLLAEEVARARRAGRRVRSVVVTLPDNPTGRLAGEPTVRRLCRAARELDLLIISDEIYRDLVHDPAVAVSSPALFAPERTVITTALSKHLAAGGWRLGVARLPDSPLGHRLRAELLGIGSEIWSCAPAPVQHAAAYAFSEPPELTEHVDRSRRLHAAVARAVAARFAAAGCRVPQPQASFYLYPDFSPLAGPLADRGVRTGPELAELLLEGHGVGTLPGSAFGEPDTALRLRVATSLLYGESEEQRLQALHAPDPAGLPWIARSLDRLSEVLEEVTAPQPALTGPQPAVV; encoded by the coding sequence ATGCCCTTTCCTGATCGCACGGGATCTGCATCTTCCGAACCGTCTTCCGGGCGCACCGGGATCTCCGCCACCCTCGCCGTCAACGAGACGATCGAGCGCAAGCGGCGTGAGGGGGTCGCGGTGCTGCCGCTGGGCTTCGGCGAGGCCGGCCTGCCCTTGCACCCCGCGCTGACGCGGGAGCTGGCGAAGGCCGCCGGCCGCAACTCCTACGGGCCGGTGGCCGGCTCGCCCGAGCTGCGGGCGGCGGCGGCCGGCTACTGGACGCGCCGGGGCCTGCCCACCGATCCGGAGCTCGTGGTGGCCGGGCCCGGCAGCAAGGCGCTTTTGTTCGGGCTGCTGCTGGCGCTCGGCGGCGAGGTGGCGCTGCCGTGCCCCAGCTGGGTCAGCTACGCGGCGCAGGCGGCGCTGACCGGCGCCGGAGCGCTGCCGGTGCCCACCCCGCCCGACGAGGGCGGAGTGCCCGACCCGGACCTGCTGGCCGAGGAGGTCGCCAGGGCCCGCCGCGCCGGACGCCGGGTCCGCTCGGTGGTGGTGACCCTGCCGGACAACCCCACCGGACGGCTGGCCGGGGAGCCGACCGTGCGGCGGCTGTGCCGGGCGGCCCGGGAACTGGACCTGCTGATCATCTCCGATGAGATCTACCGCGACCTGGTGCACGACCCGGCCGTCGCGGTGTCCTCCCCGGCGCTGTTCGCCCCGGAACGGACGGTGATCACCACCGCGCTGAGCAAGCACCTGGCGGCCGGGGGCTGGCGGCTGGGCGTGGCCCGCCTGCCCGACAGCCCGCTCGGCCACCGGCTGCGCGCCGAGCTGCTGGGCATCGGCAGCGAGATCTGGTCGTGCGCGCCGGCGCCCGTCCAGCACGCCGCCGCCTACGCCTTCAGCGAGCCGCCGGAGCTGACCGAGCACGTCGACCGCAGCCGCCGCCTGCACGCCGCGGTGGCCCGCGCGGTCGCCGCCCGCTTCGCCGCGGCCGGCTGCCGGGTGCCGCAGCCGCAGGCGTCCTTCTACCTGTATCCGGACTTTTCGCCGCTGGCCGGCCCGCTGGCCGACCGCGGCGTGCGCACCGGCCCCGAGCTGGCCGAGCTGCTGCTGGAGGGCCATGGGGTGGGAACGCTGCCGGGCAGCGCGTTCGGCGAGCCGGACACCGCGCTGCGGCTGCGCGTGGCCACCTCCCTGCTGTACGGGGAGAGCGAGGAGCAGCGACTGCAGGCCCTGCACGCGCCCGACCCGGCGGGCCTGCCGTGGATCGCCCGCTCCCTGGACCGGCTGTCGGAGGTGCTGGAGGAGGTGACCGCGCCGCAGCCCGCCCTGACCGGCCCGCAGCCCGCGGTGGTCTGA
- a CDS encoding CGNR zinc finger domain-containing protein, which translates to MIFTHDTEHALGTVVDLVNTAPDSCGEEGLPDVAALRAFIERHNFSDVPEPTGEDLLRVRALRARFRAVFHAPDVAGAVELINGIVGEVRTTPHLTDHDGHDWHVHFFAPGAPVAEHLAADGGMALACVVVTGELGRLRVCEAPGCSRVLVDLSRNRCRRYCDSRTCGNRMHVAAYRARRREAAPR; encoded by the coding sequence GTGATCTTCACTCATGACACCGAGCACGCGCTCGGCACCGTGGTGGACCTGGTCAACACGGCCCCCGACAGCTGCGGCGAGGAGGGGCTGCCCGATGTGGCGGCGCTGCGGGCCTTCATCGAGCGCCACAACTTCAGTGACGTCCCGGAGCCGACCGGCGAGGACCTGCTGCGGGTGCGGGCGCTGCGCGCCCGGTTCCGGGCCGTCTTCCACGCCCCCGACGTGGCCGGGGCGGTGGAGCTGATCAACGGCATCGTGGGAGAGGTGCGCACCACCCCGCACCTGACCGACCACGACGGCCATGACTGGCATGTGCATTTCTTCGCCCCCGGCGCTCCGGTGGCCGAGCATCTGGCCGCCGACGGCGGCATGGCGCTGGCCTGCGTGGTGGTGACCGGTGAGCTGGGCCGGCTGCGCGTCTGTGAGGCGCCCGGCTGCTCGCGGGTGCTGGTGGACCTGTCCCGCAACCGCTGCCGCCGCTACTGCGACAGCCGCACCTGCGGCAACCGGATGCACGTGGCGGCCTACCGGGCCAGGCGGCGCGAGGCCGCGCCGCGCTGA
- a CDS encoding L,D-transpeptidase, which yields MRLRGMGAAGVTGVVVLFASTACSGGEGKGTGSTVAGQEDAAAPEVTITPATGTTRAAPEDGVVVKAANGTLEQVAVTIKGKPVEGRMSADKTVWKSRTLIPGAVYEVSAVARNDKGKTTTATSRFKTIKAASPLTIVDMIPMPGEKVGIGMPVTLTFNRPIPDRAKKYVERALQIRSTKPAVGAWFWINDRQVIFRTKNGQYWKPNQTVAVRANLAGIKIGNGVYGISDFGRKFRIGDAHVSIANAKTKQMVVKVNGKTVKKTPISAGKGGRVVNGVDTYLTTSGIHLTMSKHRVERMTSEWMGVDPKDKANGGYDLLLPHAVRISSSGEYVHASPDRYWAFGRVNASHGCINTPPPFAEWFYNLTYRGDIVIVTGTTRRLPWNNGWSYYEMPWSQWVKGSALDREVRTG from the coding sequence GTGCGACTGCGTGGAATGGGGGCTGCGGGGGTCACGGGAGTCGTGGTGCTGTTCGCCTCGACCGCCTGCTCCGGGGGAGAGGGCAAGGGGACGGGCAGCACCGTCGCCGGCCAGGAGGACGCCGCAGCGCCCGAGGTGACGATCACCCCCGCCACCGGCACCACCCGGGCGGCCCCCGAGGACGGTGTGGTGGTCAAGGCGGCCAACGGGACGTTGGAACAGGTTGCCGTCACCATCAAGGGCAAGCCGGTGGAGGGCCGCATGTCGGCCGACAAGACCGTCTGGAAGTCCCGGACGCTGATCCCCGGCGCCGTCTATGAGGTCTCGGCGGTGGCCCGCAACGACAAGGGCAAGACGACCACGGCCACCAGCCGGTTCAAGACGATCAAGGCCGCCAGCCCGCTGACGATCGTCGACATGATCCCGATGCCGGGGGAGAAGGTCGGCATCGGCATGCCGGTCACGCTGACCTTCAACCGGCCGATCCCCGATCGCGCCAAGAAATATGTGGAGCGGGCGCTGCAGATCCGCTCCACCAAGCCGGCCGTCGGCGCCTGGTTCTGGATCAACGACCGGCAGGTGATCTTCCGGACCAAGAACGGCCAGTACTGGAAGCCCAACCAGACGGTCGCGGTCCGGGCCAACCTGGCCGGCATCAAGATCGGCAACGGTGTTTACGGCATCAGCGACTTCGGCCGCAAGTTCCGCATCGGCGACGCGCACGTCTCGATCGCCAACGCCAAGACCAAGCAGATGGTCGTCAAGGTCAACGGCAAGACCGTCAAGAAGACGCCCATCAGCGCCGGCAAGGGCGGCCGGGTCGTCAACGGCGTCGACACCTACCTGACCACCAGCGGCATCCACCTGACCATGAGCAAGCACCGGGTCGAACGGATGACCTCGGAGTGGATGGGCGTTGACCCCAAGGACAAGGCCAACGGCGGCTATGACCTGCTGCTGCCGCACGCGGTGCGCATCTCCAGCAGCGGCGAGTACGTGCACGCCAGCCCCGACCGCTACTGGGCGTTCGGCCGCGTCAACGCCAGCCACGGCTGCATCAACACCCCGCCGCCCTTCGCCGAGTGGTTCTACAACCTCACCTACCGCGGCGACATCGTCATCGTGACCGGCACCACGCGCCGCCTGCCGTGGAACAACGGCTGGAGCTACTACGAGATGCCCTGGAGCCAGTGGGTCAAGGGCAGCGCCCTGGACCGCGAGGTCAGGACCGGCTGA
- a CDS encoding phosphotransferase yields MSGTATAPAGWDAEHAVDTAQAAALVHAQFPALAGAPVRELASGWDNTVFLVGEQWVFRFPRRAVALAGTEREMALLPKLAPRLPLAVPVPELTGRPAGGYPWPFWGARHLPGRELMTCGLPERRRVAAAAALGEFLRALHDPRLVGRVGAALPHDPFRRGDPSVRAPLARKLLDRLAGRGLWKPAAPTAEAMAALLGKGAQAGASRAEPVVCHGDLHPRHLLVDPDGRACGVIDWGDVCLADPAVDLSVAYSAFNGTARAALLAAYGPSTERALKGEGELRARTLAVFLCAALADYASSIGHAEMLREALRGLHRAVA; encoded by the coding sequence ATGAGCGGTACGGCCACTGCTCCGGCCGGGTGGGACGCCGAGCACGCCGTGGACACCGCTCAGGCCGCCGCCCTGGTGCACGCCCAGTTCCCCGCCCTGGCCGGCGCCCCGGTTCGCGAGCTGGCCTCCGGCTGGGACAACACGGTGTTCCTGGTGGGCGAGCAGTGGGTGTTCCGTTTCCCGCGCCGGGCGGTGGCGCTGGCGGGGACGGAACGCGAGATGGCGCTGCTGCCTAAGCTGGCGCCGCGCCTGCCGCTGGCCGTCCCCGTCCCGGAGCTGACCGGCCGCCCGGCCGGCGGCTACCCCTGGCCGTTTTGGGGCGCGCGGCATCTGCCCGGACGGGAGCTGATGACCTGCGGGCTGCCCGAACGGCGGCGGGTGGCGGCGGCGGCCGCGCTGGGGGAATTCCTGCGGGCGCTGCACGACCCCCGCCTGGTCGGACGGGTCGGCGCGGCGCTGCCGCACGACCCCTTCCGCCGGGGGGATCCGTCCGTGCGGGCGCCCCTGGCCCGTAAGCTGCTGGACCGGCTGGCCGGACGCGGCCTGTGGAAGCCCGCGGCGCCCACCGCCGAGGCCATGGCGGCGCTGCTGGGCAAGGGCGCGCAGGCGGGGGCGTCGCGGGCCGAGCCCGTGGTGTGCCACGGCGACCTGCACCCGCGTCACCTGCTGGTCGATCCCGACGGCCGGGCCTGCGGCGTCATCGACTGGGGCGATGTGTGCCTGGCCGATCCCGCGGTGGACCTGTCGGTGGCCTACAGCGCCTTCAACGGGACGGCCCGGGCGGCGCTGCTGGCGGCCTACGGGCCGTCGACGGAGAGGGCGCTGAAGGGGGAGGGCGAGCTGCGGGCGCGGACGCTGGCGGTGTTCCTGTGCGCGGCCCTGGCCGACTACGCGTCCTCTATCGGCCACGCGGAAATGTTGCGCGAGGCCTTGCGCGGTCTTCACAGAGCCGTCGCCTGA